One window of the Streptomyces sp. NBC_00259 genome contains the following:
- a CDS encoding NUDIX domain-containing protein, which produces MRDSHCSSCGARYPGATAWPRSCPACGDIAYRNPLPVAVALLPVTTTHGTGLVVITRTIEPQLGGIALPGGFIDQTEDWKHAVVRELREETGIEAAHADVRLADALSSPGGHLLLFGLLPLRTAAELPPSAPTDETEGWHVLHEPAELAFPLHTTAVRNWFAGRYA; this is translated from the coding sequence GTGAGGGACTCCCACTGCTCCAGTTGCGGTGCCCGTTACCCCGGCGCCACCGCCTGGCCCCGCAGCTGCCCCGCCTGTGGCGACATCGCGTACCGCAACCCGCTTCCCGTCGCCGTCGCACTCCTGCCCGTCACCACCACGCACGGCACCGGACTGGTCGTCATCACCCGCACCATCGAGCCGCAGCTCGGCGGGATCGCCCTGCCCGGTGGGTTCATCGACCAGACCGAGGACTGGAAGCACGCGGTCGTACGGGAGCTGAGGGAGGAGACCGGCATCGAGGCCGCGCACGCGGACGTCCGGCTGGCCGACGCCCTCAGCTCGCCCGGCGGACATCTGCTCCTCTTCGGCCTGCTCCCGCTGCGGACGGCGGCCGAACTGCCGCCGTCCGCCCCCACCGACGAGACCGAGGGCTGGCACGTCCTCCACGAACCCGCGGAGCTGGCGTTCCCCCTGCACACGACGGCGGTACGGAACTGGTTCGCGGGCCGCTACGCCTGA
- a CDS encoding M15 family metallopeptidase, whose product MRRLATALSALTLTTVALLAGTATAPPAARAASEPKAPEEFVALRAVDPTIIQEMRYTTAHNFVGERIDGYRQPLCILTRPAARALHEAQRKLLLQGYSLKVYDCYRPQRAVDHFVRWAKDLGDERMKPEFYPHVDKSRLFADGYIAEKSGHSRGSTVDLTVVRLPAKKTRPYVPGETLVPCYAPQSERFPDNSADMGTGFDCFDTLSHTEDPRIRGTQRANRQLLKNTLADVGFVNLPEEWWHFTHKPELFPDTYFDFPVSVRSLT is encoded by the coding sequence ATGAGACGACTCGCCACCGCATTGTCCGCCCTGACCCTCACCACCGTGGCCCTGCTCGCGGGCACCGCCACCGCCCCGCCCGCCGCCCGGGCCGCCTCCGAACCCAAGGCTCCCGAGGAGTTCGTCGCACTGCGTGCCGTGGATCCGACGATCATCCAGGAGATGCGCTACACGACCGCGCACAACTTCGTGGGCGAACGGATCGACGGCTACCGCCAGCCGCTCTGCATCCTCACCCGCCCGGCCGCCCGGGCCCTCCACGAGGCGCAGCGAAAGCTGCTGCTCCAGGGCTACTCGCTCAAGGTCTACGACTGCTACCGCCCGCAGCGCGCCGTCGACCACTTCGTGCGCTGGGCCAAGGACCTCGGCGACGAGCGGATGAAGCCGGAGTTCTATCCACACGTCGACAAGTCGAGACTCTTCGCGGACGGCTATATCGCGGAGAAGTCCGGCCACAGCCGCGGCAGCACCGTCGACCTCACCGTCGTCCGCCTCCCGGCGAAGAAGACCCGGCCCTACGTCCCCGGCGAAACCCTCGTCCCCTGCTACGCCCCGCAGTCGGAGCGCTTCCCGGACAACTCGGCGGACATGGGTACCGGGTTCGACTGCTTCGACACCCTGTCGCACACCGAGGACCCACGCATCCGGGGCACGCAGCGCGCCAACCGGCAACTGCTCAAGAACACCCTCGCCGACGTGGGATTCGTCAACCTGCCCGAGGAGTGGTGGCACTTCACCCACAAACCGGAGCTGTTCCCCGACACCTACTTCGACTTCCCGGTGTCGGTCAGGTCGCTGACCTGA
- a CDS encoding Zn-ribbon domain-containing OB-fold protein → MARTRTPVVAGWFTELTEDGDGREFRLLGTRCPACSAVFFPREDSFCRNPTCAGGEPEEVPLSKRGRVWSYTDGRYRPPPPYVSDPEAEWEPYTLVAVELAAEGMVVLGQAAPGVTVADLSVGMEVEVVPGILHEDAETVWTTWHWSPVEADR, encoded by the coding sequence TTGGCGCGTACGCGTACACCAGTGGTGGCCGGCTGGTTCACCGAGCTCACCGAGGACGGCGACGGGCGGGAGTTCCGGCTGCTCGGCACGCGCTGCCCCGCCTGTTCCGCGGTGTTCTTCCCGCGTGAGGACTCCTTCTGCCGCAACCCCACCTGTGCGGGCGGCGAGCCGGAGGAGGTCCCGCTGTCGAAGCGCGGCCGTGTGTGGTCGTACACGGACGGCCGCTACCGGCCGCCGCCGCCGTACGTCTCCGACCCAGAGGCGGAATGGGAGCCCTACACGCTGGTCGCCGTCGAGCTCGCGGCAGAGGGGATGGTGGTCCTCGGGCAGGCGGCCCCCGGCGTGACCGTCGCGGACCTGAGCGTCGGCATGGAGGTCGAAGTGGTCCCCGGAATCCTTCACGAGGACGCCGAGACCGTCTGGACGACGTGGCACTGGAGCCCGGTGGAGGCGGACCGGTGA
- a CDS encoding lipid-transfer protein gives MHPWGKWGRNFVEYGTAAARAALADAGIRWQDVQSVVGADTVRCGYPGYVAGATFAQALGWQGARVTSVYAACASGAQAVNTARAQILAGMADVVLVVGADSAPKGFFAPAGGDRPDDPDWLRFRVLGATNPAYFALYARRRMALHGDTVEDFAQVKVKNAAAGALNPYARYRTTVTAEQVAASAVVADPLRLLDICATSDGGAALVLSSMEYARRHGVPDPVRVRAVSTVTPTYPRTVLDLPDIATDSAVATDSAVAMDPSPPGFRAAIAHAAYEEAGLGPEDLALAEVYDLSTALELEWYEDLGLCGVGEGAKLVREGATALGGRLPVNASGGLASFGEAVPAQAIAQVCELTWQLRGNAGERQVAGARAGITANQGLFGHGSAVVAVR, from the coding sequence ATGCACCCGTGGGGCAAGTGGGGCCGGAACTTCGTCGAGTACGGGACCGCCGCGGCACGTGCCGCGCTCGCCGATGCGGGCATCCGCTGGCAGGACGTCCAGTCGGTGGTGGGGGCCGACACGGTCCGCTGCGGCTACCCGGGCTATGTCGCGGGGGCCACCTTCGCGCAGGCCCTGGGCTGGCAGGGGGCGCGCGTCACCAGTGTGTACGCCGCCTGCGCGTCCGGGGCGCAGGCCGTGAACACGGCGAGGGCCCAGATCCTCGCGGGCATGGCCGATGTGGTGCTGGTGGTGGGCGCGGACTCCGCGCCGAAGGGGTTCTTCGCCCCTGCGGGCGGGGACCGTCCGGACGATCCGGACTGGCTGCGCTTCCGAGTGCTGGGAGCCACGAACCCGGCCTACTTCGCGCTGTACGCCCGCCGCCGCATGGCCCTGCACGGCGACACGGTGGAGGACTTCGCGCAGGTCAAGGTGAAGAACGCGGCGGCCGGGGCGCTCAATCCGTACGCCCGCTACCGCACGACGGTGACCGCCGAGCAGGTCGCCGCCTCGGCCGTCGTCGCCGATCCGCTGCGGCTCCTCGACATCTGCGCCACGTCGGACGGTGGCGCCGCTCTGGTGCTGTCGAGCATGGAGTACGCCCGTCGGCACGGCGTGCCCGATCCGGTCCGTGTCCGAGCCGTCTCGACCGTGACCCCCACCTACCCGAGGACCGTGCTCGACCTCCCCGACATCGCCACGGACTCGGCGGTCGCCACGGACTCGGCGGTCGCCATGGACCCGTCGCCGCCTGGTTTCCGGGCGGCGATCGCGCACGCCGCCTACGAGGAGGCCGGACTCGGGCCCGAGGACCTGGCGCTCGCCGAGGTGTACGACCTGTCCACGGCACTGGAGCTGGAGTGGTACGAGGACCTCGGGCTGTGCGGCGTCGGTGAGGGCGCGAAGCTGGTGCGGGAGGGCGCGACGGCGCTCGGTGGCCGGCTGCCGGTCAACGCGAGCGGTGGGCTGGCCTCGTTCGGCGAGGCCGTCCCCGCACAGGCCATCGCCCAGGTGTGCGAGCTGACCTGGCAGTTGCGCGGCAACGCAGGGGAACGCCAGGTCGCCGGGGCCCGGGCCGG